AAGGACAGTCAGATGTCTCTCCTTTCTCCTTTGATTGGCGGCTGGATGGGAATTGTCGTGAAAGAGGTCCTGGATCTGACCCCCGATTTCAACCGCCGAATATGGGTTGTCGCGGACGAACTGGATAGCCTGGGACAAGTCGCATACCTCAAGAATGCGAATACCCGGGGACGGAAGTTTGGCCTGTGCGTGTCGGGGGCGATCCAAAGCATTGCCCAACTTGAATCGACTTATGGAATTTTGGGAGCACAGACCCTTCTTTCGACTTTTTCCAGCAAGATCATTTTCCGGCAAGGAAGCTTCAAGGACGCAGAATACTGGAGTAACGAACTCGGACAGCGGGAAATCATCGAAGAATCGAAAACTCTCTCTGAATCTGCCCTCACCACCGCCCAAACTAAAAAAGTTGTCCAGACCGTCATGCCATCGGAATTTTCCGGACTCCCGGACCTGGTGGCGTATTGCCGCTTCCCTGGAATGGAAGATATCCATCGAATTGAATTTGAAATTCGGAAATACAAGTCCATCTGACCAGCGTTCCTGCCACCTGGAGAACCCGAACCGGAGCCGGAACAGGAATTTTCGAATCCGAAGGTGGCAGAACAGAAGAAGGAAGAGACGACAAAAGAAGACCCGTTTCATATGCCCATCTTTCCAATTGTCGGGCTGGTGGCGTTGGGTCTGGCCGGGTGGTTCGCTGTCTCACAGATGACCGGGCACAATCCACCCGTTCCCCTCTCCTCTCCGTCAGTCATTCATGAAAAACCAAAGCCGGAATCCCGGCTCTTTCACTGGACGAACGGGACGTTCCGGTGCCGGATCGATCATTCGAATTCGACAGGAAAAAGACCATGGAACTGTGTTCGGGTCGGACCGCCGAGATTACCGATCACAAAAAAGCATCCTGCGGGGATCCTCGCAGGAAAACCCGTCGATCCGATCATGAGTTTACCGATCTGGACAGGACCCTGGCCGACTTGGTGGCACTGTCTTCCGAAGAACGCCGGAAAGTGGGTTGTAGTAAACCGTCCGATCCGGGATCGATACGGAAATTTTGTCTATCGGCTGGTGGACAAGACGGCTGAGCAGATGCGCGTCCGGTGTCCGAAATGATCCGGATCGCAATCGACAAGCCATCGTACGACCAAGGTCAGTCCGATGGGGAGTCTGGTCGGGAATCGACCGTTCCCCCCGGGATCGACGAGTTTTCCTATTATTCCGGTTACGTCGAAGGAAAGGCTGTTCTGGAGGGGACAAAATGTCACCTTTTTGTCCCGAAGGATTGCAAGAAAGAGAGGGAATAATGGCGCTCGGAAAGAACATCAGCCCCGGTCAAGGGGAGAAATACTACCGGAAGGACGACTACTACCTTGAACGGGAAGGAGGCGAGGACCATAAGCTGGAATGGGGCGGGACGCTGGCCGCCGAAATGGGTCTTTCAGGTAAAGCGGGTGCGGAGGACTGGAAGAACGCCCTGAACGGCCATTTTCCCGGAGGGATCGAGGTCAAGGGAGGATCGTTCAAGGATCCGGACACCGGAGAATTGTTAAAGCGTGCCGGAACGGACTTTGTGATCGAGGCCCCGAAAACGGTGTCCATGGCATGGGCCGCGACCGACAACCAGGAACTCAAGGACTGGATCATGAAGGTTCAGGGGGAAGTCGAACAGCTCTCTTACGATTACCTGGAGTCGCAGATCGGAGCGCGGAGAGGGCATGACGGGAAGGAGTGGGAGACGACTGGGAAGGCTCTGTATGGCCACGTCCGGCACATGTCGAACCGTGAGGGGGAGTGTTTCATTCATGCCCACGGGGTGTTCCTGAACGTCACCCAAAATTCGGACGGCAAATACCAGGCCATGACCAACGACCGGCAGATGCAGTACCAACGCCTGGTCAAGGAAATGGGGGACGCGCATTGGGGCAGGCGACTTTTGGAAAAAGGGATCGAGACCGGCAAAGGGAAGTATGGAGAGGTCCAGATCGGGGACTTTTCCCGTGAGCAGATCGATTTTCATTCTTCCAGGGGCCAGAAAATCGAAGAGTACATCAAGGAAAAATGGGGCGTGGAGTGGTCGAAACTCCCACGGGAGGAGCGGAACGAAAAAAGATGGATGAGAGAAGAAGCGTGGGAGCGGACCAGAAAGGCGAAGAAGGTCCACGAACTGGAAGGCCTTGAGACCCGGTGGAAGGAAGAGGCGAAGATATCCGGGGTGCATGAAGTGACCCGGAAGGTCGAGCTCCAGTTTGAAAAAGGATTCAAGCCTAAATATCTCTCTCCTGAGAAACGCCTTGAGATTGCCGGGGAGTCCCTGAAATTCGCCGTTGACCACCACACCGAACGGGAATCTGCGGTGAAGGAGGGGGAACTGATCCGGACGGCTCTCCAGGACGGGCGGGGAAAGATCACGATGGAGGACATGAAGAAGGCGGTGGAGGAGGGGAAGGCCGAAGGCTCGTTGATCCGGCAGGCGGACGACCTGGCGGGAAGGAAGCAGAACCTGATGACCAGCAGGGAGGCTCTGGAGCGGGAAAAGCGGATCCTCTCTTACGAGAAGTCCGGGAGGGGTGCCGTCGAACCCGTCATGAACCCTCTCCAGGCGGAGGCGACCCTGAAAGCGATTCAGGAAAGGGATGGACTGACACTGAACAACGAGCAGAAAGCGGCGGCCCGGATGATCCTCACGACAGACAACCGGTATTCGGGGATCAACGGCTATGCCGGCACGGGAAAGACGACCATGCTCAAGCCCTCCATCGAATCCCTTCAAAACGGCGCGGCGGTTTTCGCCTTGAAAAATGCCGGATACGAAGTCATCGGCCTTGGTCCACAGCATAGCGCCGTCCATGCGCTGAAAGACGCGGGAATCATCGAGTCCAGGACGCTCCAAAGCTGGCTTGCGGACCGCCAGGCGGGAAAGGATCTTACGAATAAGACCGTTGTCGTGATCGACGAAGCTGGACTGACCAATGCCCGCGACCTCGAATCCGCCATGAAACGGATCGAAAAAGCGGGAGCGAGAGCGGTTATGGTGGGCGACATCAAGCAATATGAAAGCGTGGCCGCTGGCCCGGCCTTTGCCCTTCTCCAGAAGAAAGGAATGGAAACGGTCTATGTGACGGAGATGCAGCGCCAGAACAAGGCATCAGAGAATGTCCGGGAGGCGGCCCGGCTCTCCATCGACTCCCCGGAAAAAGCTTTGGAGAAGCTTTCCATTCGGGAAATCCGGAACCCGCAAGAGAGGTTCAAGGCCATTTCCGAAGAATATCTGAAATCGAAAGACCCCAAGGAAACACTCGTCTTGACCGGAACCCACGAGGCCCGGAAGGCGGTAAACGAACACGTCCGGGAGTCTATGGGATTGAAAGGCAAAGGGGAAGAGTTCACCCGCTACGAAGCAGGGGACTTCACTGAGGCCCAGAAGAAGCGGATCGATGCCTATGAGGTCGGCCAGGATGTGCGGTTCGGGAAAGACTACCGGGGAATGGGCGTTTCGGTGGGGGAGATTGGTCGCGTCGAGGCCGTGGACAAGGAAAACGGAACCGTCCGCCTGAAGATGGAAGACGGACGGTTCACGACCATGACTCCTCGGGAAACATCCGGAAAGGGCCACGAGATCGGTCATGTCGAAAATCTTGAGCTGACTCAAGGGGACCGTATCCGGATCACCGGGAACGAACTCAAAAAGGAGGGGATCACCAACGGAATGAGAGGGGAGGTGATGGAATCGAAACATGATTCGTTAAGGATCCGCCTGGACAACGGGAAGGACTTTGACCTCAAATCCGGCCACCGTCCCGTCGAGATCGACCATGGCTATGCCCAGACCGGGCACAGCGCCCAAGGGTTGGGGGCGGAGAACGTGATTCTGGATCTTCCCTCGAACTCCCAGACCTTGAACCAGCGGAGCTTTTACACGAACCTGACCCGGACCAAGGGAGATGTGGTCGCCTTCACCGACGACCGGGAGAAGCTAACCGGAGCGGTCACGCGCGAAAAGGACAAGACTATGGCGCTGGATGTGGAGAAGGAGAGCAAGGAAATCGAGAGAAGGGCGGCTGGAAAAGAACGGGAAAACCCAGAAGAGGAAAAGAGCCTCCCCATCGATCAGAACAGGGAAATCCGGAGTGAGATCGAACGGGAGGAACAGAAGGAAAAGCCTCCCGGAAAGGAAAATACCCTTGCCGACAACGAAAATCGGCGGGAGGAAGACATGGAGAAGAACGAGGACCGGAGCCGGGAAACGGAAACATCAAACGGAAGGGAAAAAACGATGGAACGGAGCGAGGAAAAAGAATACGAGTATCTGACCAGGCAAGAGCGGGAACGATTCGACAAGTGGGAGGTCGGACAGAGATTGCGTTTCCCGCAGGAAAACAAGGAATTGGGGATGAAGGCTGGGGAAGTGGCCCGGGTCGAGGAAATGGACCGGGAGACCAGCGTCATAACCCTGAGGAAGGAAAACGGGCAGGAGGCGAAGCTGGTTCCGGAGCACTTGAAGCGGGAAATGGAACGGCAGAAGAGGATGGAGGAAGAAAAATCCCCGGAACGAAAGACCATGGAGCAAGGGAAGGAGGAGATGAAAGGGGAGAAGAAAGAAGCCACGAAAGAACAGGAACGTTCCAGGGAGAAAGATCCGTTCCTAGACCGTCCGGAAGACCGCCCGGAACGCAAACAGGAAAAGGAACGGGAAGAAAAGAAAGAAGCGCCCAGGATCGAGCGGCAGAGAGAAAGAGGACATGGCGGGATGGGATATTAATCACACTCACGACAAGGAGGAACAAAATGATTAACTCAAAGATGTGTGAATACAACCTTTACTTGGCCGTTTGCCATATTATGCCTGTTTCCTTCACCGGGCCCGGGCCCTCCATGGGTCTTGTTGACAGAAGACTCCTTATTTGCGCACCAAGAAAAAAGGGGCAGATCTCCCGAAAATTTCACCCGGGTACGCTCTGGTCTTAAATTTTAAAATTGTTAGTTCGCCATCGTTTTACTTGGAATCGAATGGCTTGAAGTGGTATTCGAAGATGATCTTGGCGGCAAATGGGGCGCTGACCGGCGTCAAACCCGTTCCGACCCCGATGTTCCCGTCGAAATGTTCTCCAATGGCAAAATTCCAGCTCTGGAAGACAAATTGCTGTTGCATGGCATTATAGAGACCGGGAGGACCTCCCATCGGCCCCATGTTATTGATCGGACCAGAATCCCCAAAGAATTCGATCCCGGCGTTGACATTCTCCGCCAAGAGATAGTAGGCACCAGCTGCATAAGAAAAAACCGGAGGGTAATTCGGTTGGGAGCCATCGGTCGGAAAGAGAAACTTGGGATTAATGTCGAAGAGGAAAGGGCCGATCTTCTTTTCCGCGATCAGGATGATGTCGAGAAAGGACTGCATGCCCGTTCCTCCTCCGGGCACCCAATATTCGATCTGGACTGCCGGATCGACAAAGTCCGGGATTTTTGGGAATCTGAGTCTGGTCGTAATGGCCCGTGTCTGAAGATAGCTGTAGGTCTGCTCGGCTCCGGCCGAAAAATCGATATAAGCACCCATCGTCCACCAGTCCGTTACCCCAAACTCGAGAACATAGGTGGAAAAAAGCAGGTTGGCATTCCTGATATTCTTCCCATAGAGAGTATCCGTCGTCTTGTTAGGAAGAAGCAGGGTCTGCCATGTTCCAACGCTGACCTCCCCCTGCTCCGGAGTCTGATAGGAATAAAGGATGAAGTCCCGAAAGGGATCGGCGAAAGATTCAGAGGGAGTCAGGAAGACAGAGTAAAAGAGGAGCGAGACGATTGAGAAAAAGATACGAACAGAGGATGAGATTGCCAAGCGGCAAGGAGAGGTGCGCGGAGTCTCTGGTCTCTTTGTCGAGGCCGTCCAAGAACCATGCTCCGAATACACTCGGACCGGATGGTCAAGGGGTACAGAGAAGGAACAGACCCTACAGGAGAAGGGAAAATCAGGAGGAGAATGTAAATCCGAATCCGACAGTCTGGATTTTTCCATGGGGCCCTTTCATGCGGAGCGGTAAAAGTCCCATCATGCGCATGGTCCTGAAGAACATTTTGGATCTTGTTCGGGAACGATCCCTGAAGTGCTATTGCCCCAGCCTCTGTACATCCGGCGTTCTCGCCATTGCTCCATGCGGTTGTAAACAGAGGGGATGACAATCATATTCAGGAAGGTGGAGGTCAGCAGGCCGCCCAGCACCACCTGCGCCAGCGGACGCTCCAGCTCCTTGCCCACGGGCGATCCCCACAGTATCGGGATCAGTCCCAGCGAGGCGGTGGCCGCGGTCATCAGCACCGGCACCAGCCGATCGAGCGTACCCGACACGACCACTTCCTCCAGGGGTTTGCCTTCCTTGCGCAATTGATTGTAGTGGGAAATCAGGATGATGCCGTTTCGGGTGGCGATGCCAAACAGGGTGATGAAGCCGATCACGGCCGCCACGCTCATATCGGCGCCAGCCAGGTATAACGCCATGACGCCGCCTATCAT
This genomic interval from Leptospirillum ferriphilum contains the following:
- the mobF gene encoding MobF family relaxase, with the protein product MALGKNISPGQGEKYYRKDDYYLEREGGEDHKLEWGGTLAAEMGLSGKAGAEDWKNALNGHFPGGIEVKGGSFKDPDTGELLKRAGTDFVIEAPKTVSMAWAATDNQELKDWIMKVQGEVEQLSYDYLESQIGARRGHDGKEWETTGKALYGHVRHMSNREGECFIHAHGVFLNVTQNSDGKYQAMTNDRQMQYQRLVKEMGDAHWGRRLLEKGIETGKGKYGEVQIGDFSREQIDFHSSRGQKIEEYIKEKWGVEWSKLPREERNEKRWMREEAWERTRKAKKVHELEGLETRWKEEAKISGVHEVTRKVELQFEKGFKPKYLSPEKRLEIAGESLKFAVDHHTERESAVKEGELIRTALQDGRGKITMEDMKKAVEEGKAEGSLIRQADDLAGRKQNLMTSREALEREKRILSYEKSGRGAVEPVMNPLQAEATLKAIQERDGLTLNNEQKAAARMILTTDNRYSGINGYAGTGKTTMLKPSIESLQNGAAVFALKNAGYEVIGLGPQHSAVHALKDAGIIESRTLQSWLADRQAGKDLTNKTVVVIDEAGLTNARDLESAMKRIEKAGARAVMVGDIKQYESVAAGPAFALLQKKGMETVYVTEMQRQNKASENVREAARLSIDSPEKALEKLSIREIRNPQERFKAISEEYLKSKDPKETLVLTGTHEARKAVNEHVRESMGLKGKGEEFTRYEAGDFTEAQKKRIDAYEVGQDVRFGKDYRGMGVSVGEIGRVEAVDKENGTVRLKMEDGRFTTMTPRETSGKGHEIGHVENLELTQGDRIRITGNELKKEGITNGMRGEVMESKHDSLRIRLDNGKDFDLKSGHRPVEIDHGYAQTGHSAQGLGAENVILDLPSNSQTLNQRSFYTNLTRTKGDVVAFTDDREKLTGAVTREKDKTMALDVEKESKEIERRAAGKERENPEEEKSLPIDQNREIRSEIEREEQKEKPPGKENTLADNENRREEDMEKNEDRSRETETSNGREKTMERSEEKEYEYLTRQERERFDKWEVGQRLRFPQENKELGMKAGEVARVEEMDRETSVITLRKENGQEAKLVPEHLKREMERQKRMEEEKSPERKTMEQGKEEMKGEKKEATKEQERSREKDPFLDRPEDRPERKQEKEREEKKEAPRIERQRERGHGGMGY